In Myxocyprinus asiaticus isolate MX2 ecotype Aquarium Trade chromosome 16, UBuf_Myxa_2, whole genome shotgun sequence, the genomic stretch attacATACAGAGATGCTGGAAATTAGAGTGTTTTGTCTGATTCTAAGTGTGTAACCTCACCACCATGACAGATAAAGGGCAGAGATACATCACATCGGACGTCATTCCATCTCCCTGTTTCATTCACCATCACTGCACCACAGTCCTGATCTCTACTGATGTTGATTAACTGGCTGAAATTCCAGAACCGGAAAGAAGAGTTGCTCTGATCTGACCACAACCAGGGGTCTTTAAACAGTCCGATCCATGCTTCGCTATTGACAGTCTTACTGACATCCTTATTTTCAGAGTTGTTTCTGGCATTGGCTAGACCAGTGTGGAAGGTCCTGCAGTATTCTTGAGCCTCCCTCCAGGATTTATTCTGCTCAGTCAGGATATACATTTTATTGGCTCTTGCTAAAGACAAATGAGAATGAAAAGTTTAGAAAGATTTGTAATATCAGATCAATGTTCAACTGTTTTCATCACAGATTCCAAAACTTGACAAAACCAGCAATATGTCATAATCATAAATAGTGGTCACAGAGTctgatacattttcccgtttggccgattttttttaaattttttatttatttatttattttttcttgagggcgttgaaaatcgcctgcttgcatgtgaagcgactgggacgtgtaaacgaccagtcattgTTCgttttgttacgtgccatcgtgttactacaataatagaccggtgtgcaacacagtgtcatttaaacgatcCGCATTTCAGAGCcacggcagatgcgtttgagctcataatgttaaagtgcttgcctatttcattctccctctctctcctcaacagatccctgtaaatgtaaatgtcttgtctaatgataaaaaggcaaatatcaataaaactaatatcatacataccgtctgcaaatatgcgcacatctcatttaaacagatgtaataaaccaacctcacacaacttcagcagatccagcgtcctgtggagtgctcataaatcatcctctgaagcacatattctaacagtctaccctcaacagttccctgtaacttttctaatgatgaaaggcaaatatcaataaaacttgtattatataccgtttgcaaatatgcagatatctcgtttaaacagatgtcattcttgaacctcacgaaaatccagtgttttcttcccgtcgagcgctcatctaatatcttcctctgaagcgtgtattccatcagccagaatcaaaaacttcaggatcaggatcaaaagttcctctcattcacaaatcatgatggtcactccgtgacaatccaagtaggcgattcaggctgtttaaactgccaggagattgaggctcgtcCTGGGTCTGcacgagtgcaacttcaaggctatgtccgaaaccaggaaaatgcagcCTCCAGAGGCTTTAtacggaggtacgatgaaaataaggtgcttttcaaactgtttggagaccagtttccttaagagttccatttattcaaaacagctgtcagttaagccattaactgattaggcagcaagtagCAAGTAAGttgcctatgttttcggatgcagcccaaggtaaaagcgcgtcacgtgtgctataagtgaATGCCAtgttcactatgcactgtatgtacaattggtttgatttgatatttttgagtaaatgtgattgctaacgtggacatgccatccatggtttctggactactgtgtgtacagtgatttccttctttctaatatattaacaatttcttcttgggcaaataaatgactaaatttatcttttttttttagcaattttatatttgttatttactatagtaaattgtgtgatatatcggcattgtatcggcctatcgtcCACCCTGtactctggatattggcatcggccattaaaaaataaattttggttGACCACTAATCATAAACTGTGTTACCATCTAAACTACATTGTAAACTATAGTCACAATTCAATAGATAATGTTTTGATCCCAGTTTTTAATAGTACAATAGAAAAGCTTACCATTAAAGCATACAAACTGCCTCTTTGTGTCACAACTATCGTTAAACCATTTCCCGTTGTTTTGCATCACAGCACAGCCCTCATTATTATGTATATCTGGCTGTCCATTTTTCCAGTTCTGGAAAGTATCTTCATTGTAGAAACTGTCTGGAAGGGACCAGTGCCATTTGAACACTTGACTTCTATGAAGTCCAATATACACATCATGTGAAACATCAGTTATGGTCTTGAACAAGCTGTTCATCTCATCCACATTATTTACAGTTGCCAGGTCTGTGTACATATCTCGACAGAAACTCTGAGCTTCGGTCCAGTTCTTACTGATATTTATGAAATGATACTGGTGAGATATTTGGCTTGAAGTGAAGGAGAAGAGCCCTTTGAAGAACATAAGATTAAGTTTCTAAAAGTTAAAGGTCACATTATAGCAAACAAAGTATCATTTCATCAAAGAACATCAGAAGACAAGACTTTAAAATTGTAGTCATTTCTAAAAAACTATTGCCcatcctaaaaaaacaaaaacaaaaacaaatatatatatatgtatgtatgtgtgtgtgtgtgtgtgtgtgtgtatatatatatatatatataattaacatttatgtttatttagaATACTTACCAAAGACAATAAGGAGAAAGAACTTCTGTAACATTATGTATTTTCAGGAACAGCACTGAGCCCAGTGTGTGGGTAAAAGCCTACTACCATGATCCACACATCCTCTTCCTCCTTAAAATTGTTCAGTCTTATGCCATCAAATGAACAGctatttgtttaatgttaaaatcaaaacacaattacattttGTATGTTATTTCATTGGAATTATGGAATACTTACTTTCTCGAAAAAACTTCTCACTTCTTTCTTGCACGACCAGAGTCTAACTATTTAAAAAGCTGGCTTATGCTTCTCTTGAAGAATGCTGGTTAGCCTGTTCACTCCTTCACTCTTAAGAAATAAAGTTGTCAAAGCTATTTGCAATCGTCTGCAAAATCTTTCATGAGATCAGAATTAAGTCCTTTCATATGCCGAAACAGACTACATATTTTCTGAGATATATATAGGGTTACTTTGACAGTTGGAAAATGACAATACATTTGTCATTTGTACATGCATTTTGCATAAGAATGAGGGTGAACAGATCAAGTTGCAGTTCAGGCAGAATGAAATGTCACACCTGAGGAATGTTATGGGTGTGGGCCCTATTCTGGGTAAATAGACAAATCACACTTTTCATAATGACAAAGATTGTGGCATGTTCTCCTCGTGTTAGACATCTCAGATGACCATGTAGTTTCTGCTACAGATTAAACTGAAAAACACCTAAATGAATGTCTGTTCATTCGCAAATATAGGCTGGTATTGGTGTGATTAtgtcaaggaaaaatgctttgccaaacTTTTAACTGTGCTCAAgcaaaataacaattttaataacCAAAACATAAAGGTATTACTTATCTGTgtgcatattattttttattttttttgatatttatatatttgcttgCATTTATTTAAGTGAATAGTCTGACAGTGTCCACTAGGAGGCTTGACTAACAAGGTATTTGTCTGGATGCAAACATTTATGGCTTGAACTCTAAAATATAGACTAAACGATGCTGTAAAGGACCCGAATCGTTGCTGTTGGAGGACGAGGCATTTTGTTGGGTGAGACTGGAGTCGAAATGCTCGTGCAAATTCTGTAAACTTCATTTAAAAACGacggaaaaacaaacaaacaaacacttggATGAGCTAGGCTAAGCTAACACAAGCGTAGCGTTTGCTCGCTGTATTATTTTGGCTCGCTATATATGAATTTTGCTCAAAAGTGTGTTAGTATGTAAATAATGCGATTtatgtgtttgaataatgttGTAGGAATAAAAAtggccttattttactcataaacagTCCGTTAGCCTTCATTAGCACGTTAGCAGCACTCAGCGCTGCgtcttaattaattaataaatgtgttagaaaataaaaaaatgacactgtaactaatgtttttatttttattttaacgaTATATTGTCAGTCGGATGGAATTGGACGAGATTAGCGTTGATAGTGCCAGTTTTGGTGGGGATGAATTTAAAGAAcagggctgggtttcccaaaagcatcgcaagctgaAGTTGATCGTAGAAAACACTGGCGCCAATGGCGCAAAACTCGgatcctggagggccacagtccaacagagtttagctccaaacctaattaaacacacctgaagcagctaatcaaggtcttcaggagtgcttgaagattacaagtaggcattttggagcagggctgcggccctccaggaactgagtttgacacaagcttgcgatgcttttcgGAAACGCAGCCCAGATTTAGGCTGTGTTTCAAAACtaagtgagctgcctacttaggCAGCATTTTTGGGCGATATAGGCGAGACTGAACCTTCGAACGGTTCGA encodes the following:
- the LOC127454348 gene encoding C-type mannose receptor 2 isoform X1, whose product is MLQKFFLLIVFGLFSFTSSQISHQYHFINISKNWTEAQSFCRDMYTDLATVNNVDEMNSLFKTITDVSHDVYIGLHRSQVFKWHWSLPDSFYNEDTFQNWKNGQPDIHNNEGCAVMQNNGKWFNDSCDTKRQFVCFNARANKMYILTEQNKSWREAQEYCRTFHTGLANARNNSENKDVSKTVNSEAWIGLFKDPWLWSDQSNSSFRFWNFSQLINISRDQDCGAVMVNETGRWNDVRCDVSLPFICHGDLKAHPTTKPATPRPATTQHIPAQNTTEQENTSTQPTKILTTGAEQDNLILVHENLTWIEAVSYCRKHHVDLVSIPSEELQNKVARKAFQAYTSHVWLGLHYSCTFNFWFWIKNTEMGCYQNWAPDHGPNGFEDCGISGAMESTGGHRWVGRPGRERLNFICQTCGSCQLCTAEL